A stretch of the Neptunomonas phycophila genome encodes the following:
- a CDS encoding APC family permease, with amino-acid sequence MSYISTTESLKMASSPVIASNSKKMGLLTMMAICIGLVIVQGAMISAMQGIGMGGMTFVFAMIAALIISQFNAMSFAELSLMFPQEGTLATYTQKAIGHFPAIVSVFAGYVIVASLAVPVEMFLVDAMLAELLPGVFPEKLVPILILIALTVTNLVGKNVFSKVQNFIAFILVSVMILLGLMAITGADKPHPVITGTPVDWGFGGVIDGSFIGLIALAMWLFVGSEYICPMINEVKDPVKNIPRAMQMSLFAIFGIFLAFVFGASLYMDTETLLTAPIPYLNYANAVFGQAGLFIATVMALAATCSTVNTILAALPSMLHGMAEQKQAFPQLKSLNRFNTPWVGILMMAVFTSIPFITLGIDSLIVLVIAATTSYLLAYIISHIDVIVLRQRHPELNRPYRTPFYPLPQIVGIIAMVYVIINNSPAPEMTSMIFSIAGGMLAVVGVIAALWVKFYMKRNLFQPDMT; translated from the coding sequence ATGAGCTACATATCAACGACTGAAAGTTTAAAAATGGCGAGTTCACCCGTCATTGCAAGCAATAGTAAAAAAATGGGCTTACTAACAATGATGGCGATCTGTATAGGTCTCGTTATTGTGCAAGGGGCTATGATATCCGCTATGCAAGGTATTGGCATGGGAGGAATGACCTTTGTCTTTGCCATGATTGCCGCGCTAATTATTTCGCAATTCAATGCAATGAGCTTTGCAGAACTGTCGCTTATGTTTCCTCAAGAGGGGACATTGGCGACCTATACGCAAAAAGCTATCGGTCACTTTCCTGCCATTGTTTCTGTGTTTGCTGGCTATGTGATTGTTGCGAGCTTAGCGGTGCCTGTGGAGATGTTTTTAGTCGACGCAATGTTGGCAGAGCTGCTCCCAGGCGTTTTCCCTGAAAAATTAGTCCCCATACTTATTTTAATTGCACTAACTGTGACCAATTTGGTAGGTAAGAATGTGTTCTCTAAAGTCCAGAATTTCATTGCATTTATACTTGTAAGTGTAATGATTTTGTTAGGATTAATGGCGATAACGGGTGCTGATAAACCGCACCCTGTTATAACTGGTACGCCAGTAGATTGGGGATTTGGCGGGGTGATAGATGGCAGTTTTATTGGGCTGATAGCCTTGGCTATGTGGTTGTTTGTTGGCTCCGAATACATATGCCCAATGATCAATGAGGTAAAAGACCCTGTTAAAAATATCCCACGTGCCATGCAAATGTCATTGTTTGCCATTTTTGGGATATTTCTAGCATTCGTGTTTGGCGCTAGCTTATATATGGACACGGAGACGCTTCTGACTGCGCCAATACCATACCTTAACTATGCTAATGCGGTATTTGGTCAGGCGGGTTTATTTATCGCTACAGTAATGGCTTTGGCCGCCACCTGCAGTACGGTAAATACTATATTGGCAGCCTTACCTTCAATGCTGCATGGCATGGCCGAGCAAAAGCAGGCCTTTCCACAGCTTAAATCGCTCAATCGATTTAACACGCCATGGGTTGGTATTCTGATGATGGCTGTATTTACATCAATTCCATTTATTACATTAGGCATCGACTCATTGATTGTTCTTGTTATAGCGGCAACAACCAGTTATCTGTTGGCCTATATCATTTCCCATATCGATGTGATTGTTTTGCGCCAACGACACCCCGAATTGAATCGCCCGTATCGCACACCGTTTTACCCGCTGCCGCAAATAGTTGGAATTATTGCGATGGTGTATGTCATCATCAACAATTCACCGGCGCCTGAAATGACATCCATGATATTTAGCATTGCCGGGGGGATGTTAGCTGTTGTTGGTGTGATTGCTGCGCTGTGGGTTAAGTTTTATATGAAACGCAATCTTTTTCAGCCAGATATGACATAA
- a CDS encoding helix-turn-helix domain-containing protein: MPKQTIVNHLARIRSKQPWMVMSAADEFCLAGSDHPTISHYYGFEAGHSAEPIFAIPDGCVDILFDCDTTSPKAEVYGTPMEAMQIELIPKHRYFGVRFASGIMPDWLDVSAKDLIEQHVSFLSVATEAEQVFEAIVREPDFLSQVASFKDYFNGKKARHFSPLTIAALQYIFDHNGNVRIDELEVITGYTTRTIQRQFLSDLGFSPKVFCRIVRCQSAVYAINHKEITFSDMACDLGFTDQSHFLKEFKKLVSATPLAYQDRVKQHTYLDKIHYC, translated from the coding sequence ATGCCTAAGCAAACAATCGTTAATCATTTAGCCAGAATTCGGTCTAAACAGCCTTGGATGGTCATGAGTGCGGCCGATGAATTTTGTTTAGCAGGATCCGATCACCCCACTATTTCTCACTATTATGGTTTTGAGGCAGGACATTCTGCAGAGCCTATTTTTGCTATACCGGACGGATGTGTTGATATCTTATTTGACTGCGATACAACTTCGCCTAAAGCGGAAGTATATGGAACTCCAATGGAGGCCATGCAAATAGAGTTGATTCCTAAACATCGATATTTCGGTGTTCGATTTGCATCAGGGATCATGCCTGATTGGCTTGACGTTTCTGCCAAAGATTTAATAGAGCAACATGTCAGTTTTTTGAGTGTTGCAACCGAGGCAGAACAAGTGTTTGAGGCAATAGTCAGAGAGCCCGATTTTTTATCACAAGTGGCTTCATTTAAGGACTATTTTAACGGTAAAAAAGCACGGCATTTTTCACCGCTAACCATCGCCGCCTTACAATACATATTTGACCACAATGGCAACGTGCGAATTGATGAATTAGAAGTGATAACAGGCTACACAACACGAACCATTCAGCGTCAATTCTTATCGGACTTAGGTTTTTCGCCCAAAGTGTTTTGCCGAATTGTACGCTGCCAATCCGCCGTTTACGCCATCAACCATAAAGAAATCACCTTCTCTGATATGGCTTGTGATTTAGGTTTTACCGACCAGTCTCATTTTCTAAAAGAATTCAAAAAACTGGTAAGCGCTACCCCGCTCGCTTATCAAGATCGAGTAAAACAGCATACATATTTAGACAAAATCCACTATTGCTAA
- a CDS encoding AAA family ATPase, producing the protein MTPIQLSFTAFGPFPKNEVINFKSLGKNPLFLINGPTGAGKTTILDAMCFALYGKTTGDERGGDQMRCDLAAADTLTEVVFSFHIGNASYRIRRVPDQPRPKARGEGFTQQSSEAQLWQLDEQGESQKLLVSSKVTQANHAIQQLLGLSVDQFRQVMVLPQGQFRKLLTAGSAEREKIFSQLFQTGIYAKLEEALKRQALELNRELESINDSRQALLRQHDLEHTSALGVALDAADSHRHQMHLANLYAQAAFSSAEKVLTRAEQLAATYAQLDTLITKREALNEQSSLIEQDKIKLNAIERAKSIAAVYQHQVSAQASLAAIRERLAKAKTHTEQATIEYQRAQTRQADIPALQDRVRLTQEQIQKLERYSALVNDFQSAQSLYQESSQQFAEASTQREQKRASLTSSVESLDQWVAYQKQQSQLTEGLSAAQQRVFELTTAVELAQKRDVLEKQRNDCKARLDESRAAGLRFKAEFDECESAATRLERDWHLGQAAILSKSLTPGEPCPVCGSQDHPSPQPSTIEVPTQEQIKEARLQVSLKDQNLTQERSNYRFINKELDKCINDLSECEEKLKDNAVLSLKDIESKLSEAEKQHQVGQQADIERRAAGEQIDKLNQQINTLRAELELLEQEVSRFRAAKEVAAANAGKLSADLPEEYRDSSVVEQALVNSRTALANDNKAIEDITNAIQAAYTSLQSQSAVEQAVSEELPVVETQALQARDEFTQALKASSFDNEEAFKEAYQAIDSASSLQERLLQYDNAVTANNAAIDQLKEQIGSQERPDINRLSDDLNSYQHAKTEANKHWVAADHQVSDLLKTQERLDAIALKAQELDKAYAVVGTLSQVANGQTSSRVSLQRFVLSVLLDDVLLEASHRLLLMSKGRYNLLRKEERSAGNVASGLDLEVEDTYSGRVRAVETLSGGEGFMAALALALGLSEVVQAYAGGIRLDVLFIDEGFGSLDPESLDLAIQTLMDLQQGGRMIGIISHVAELKEQMPLRIDIETSRLGSRIAMADL; encoded by the coding sequence ATGACACCTATACAGCTAAGCTTTACTGCGTTTGGTCCGTTTCCTAAAAATGAAGTGATTAATTTCAAAAGCTTAGGGAAGAATCCTCTTTTTTTGATTAACGGCCCTACCGGGGCAGGTAAAACAACAATCTTAGATGCTATGTGCTTCGCGCTTTATGGCAAAACCACGGGTGATGAGCGTGGTGGTGATCAAATGCGATGTGACTTAGCAGCGGCTGATACACTGACAGAAGTTGTTTTTAGTTTTCATATAGGAAATGCCAGTTACCGGATTCGGCGTGTCCCAGATCAGCCCCGACCCAAAGCTCGTGGCGAAGGCTTTACTCAACAATCGTCGGAGGCACAACTGTGGCAGTTAGATGAACAAGGTGAGTCTCAAAAATTATTAGTTAGCAGCAAGGTTACGCAAGCCAACCATGCCATACAGCAGTTACTGGGTTTGAGTGTTGATCAATTCCGGCAGGTGATGGTTTTGCCTCAAGGCCAATTTAGAAAGTTATTAACGGCGGGGTCAGCCGAGCGCGAAAAAATCTTTAGCCAGCTTTTCCAAACGGGTATTTATGCAAAGCTTGAAGAGGCGCTAAAGCGGCAAGCTTTAGAGTTGAATCGTGAGCTAGAATCGATTAACGATTCGCGACAAGCCTTGTTAAGGCAGCATGATCTTGAGCATACATCCGCGCTAGGCGTTGCATTAGACGCTGCAGATTCGCACCGTCACCAAATGCATCTGGCTAACCTTTATGCCCAAGCAGCTTTTTCATCAGCTGAAAAGGTACTCACTAGAGCAGAACAATTAGCAGCTACTTATGCTCAACTGGATACGCTGATAACTAAAAGAGAAGCACTTAATGAGCAATCCAGCCTTATCGAACAAGATAAAATTAAGCTCAATGCTATAGAGCGGGCGAAAAGTATTGCCGCGGTTTATCAGCATCAAGTATCAGCGCAAGCATCGTTAGCGGCTATTCGAGAGCGTCTGGCAAAAGCTAAAACTCATACAGAGCAGGCGACGATTGAGTACCAGCGTGCTCAAACACGACAAGCTGACATACCCGCTTTGCAGGATCGGGTGCGTTTAACGCAGGAACAAATCCAGAAGCTAGAGCGTTATTCAGCACTGGTCAATGATTTTCAGAGTGCGCAAAGCCTTTATCAGGAATCCTCCCAGCAATTTGCGGAAGCGTCTACCCAGCGTGAACAAAAACGAGCTTCGTTAACCAGTAGCGTTGAAAGTCTTGATCAATGGGTGGCATACCAAAAGCAACAAAGTCAGTTAACAGAGGGATTGTCAGCGGCCCAGCAGCGGGTTTTTGAGTTAACAACCGCTGTAGAGTTGGCTCAGAAGAGGGATGTACTCGAAAAGCAGCGGAACGACTGCAAAGCTCGATTAGACGAATCTAGAGCCGCTGGGTTACGTTTTAAGGCCGAGTTTGATGAATGCGAAAGTGCAGCAACTCGATTAGAACGAGATTGGCACTTAGGACAAGCAGCCATACTTTCTAAATCACTCACACCAGGGGAGCCTTGCCCGGTATGTGGCAGTCAAGATCATCCATCTCCTCAGCCTTCTACTATTGAGGTTCCGACGCAGGAGCAAATAAAAGAAGCCCGTTTGCAGGTCTCTTTAAAAGATCAGAACCTCACACAGGAGAGATCCAACTATCGCTTTATAAATAAAGAGTTAGATAAATGTATTAACGATTTGTCTGAATGTGAAGAAAAGTTAAAAGATAATGCGGTGCTCAGCCTCAAAGACATTGAATCGAAATTAAGTGAAGCTGAAAAACAACACCAAGTAGGCCAACAGGCTGATATAGAGCGACGTGCAGCCGGTGAACAGATTGATAAACTGAATCAGCAAATTAATACTCTGCGTGCTGAATTAGAGTTGCTTGAGCAAGAGGTCAGTCGTTTTCGGGCTGCCAAAGAGGTGGCGGCAGCCAATGCTGGCAAGCTGTCCGCTGATTTACCTGAGGAATACCGGGATTCTTCTGTGGTTGAGCAGGCACTCGTAAACAGTAGAACCGCTTTAGCGAATGACAACAAAGCTATTGAAGATATTACAAACGCTATACAAGCCGCTTACACCTCATTGCAAAGTCAAAGTGCAGTGGAGCAGGCGGTTTCAGAAGAGCTGCCCGTTGTTGAAACCCAAGCGCTACAGGCTCGCGATGAGTTTACTCAAGCGCTAAAGGCGAGCTCATTTGATAATGAAGAAGCTTTTAAAGAAGCCTATCAAGCTATTGATTCGGCTAGCTCCCTTCAGGAGCGTTTGCTTCAATATGATAATGCGGTCACTGCGAACAACGCCGCTATTGATCAATTAAAAGAACAAATTGGATCTCAAGAACGTCCAGATATCAATCGATTATCGGATGATCTTAACAGTTATCAGCATGCCAAAACCGAAGCTAACAAGCATTGGGTTGCTGCAGATCATCAGGTATCTGACTTACTTAAAACCCAAGAACGTTTAGATGCCATTGCCTTAAAAGCGCAAGAGCTTGATAAAGCGTATGCGGTAGTTGGGACATTGAGTCAGGTTGCCAATGGGCAAACATCCAGCCGAGTTAGCTTGCAGCGATTTGTACTCAGTGTGCTGTTGGATGATGTATTACTCGAAGCCAGCCATCGTTTATTGTTAATGAGTAAAGGGCGGTACAACCTGCTTCGCAAAGAAGAGCGCTCAGCAGGTAATGTTGCTTCTGGTCTTGATTTAGAAGTAGAAGACACCTATTCAGGACGAGTACGCGCCGTTGAAACCCTATCGGGTGGCGAAGGGTTTATGGCTGCCTTGGCGTTGGCATTAGGTTTATCGGAGGTCGTGCAGGCTTATGCAGGGGGCATTCGATTAGATGTACTCTTTATTGATGAAGGTTTTGGTAGCTTAGATCCGGAATCGTTAGATTTAGCGATTCAAACCCTAATGGATTTACAACAAGGCGGCCGGATGATCGGAATTATTTCCCATGTTGCCGAGCTTAAAGAGCAAATGCCTTTGCGCATTGATATAGAAACCAGCAGGCTAGGCAGCCGTATAGCAATGGCTGATCTGTAA
- a CDS encoding SDR family oxidoreductase, with product MSSIDTPTSPASQSILITGCSSGIGKHVALALHEKGYAVYATARNSEDVMALRSYGLQACELDLDSSESIQQAVTWVLEQTNGYLYALFNNGAYGQPGAVEDLSRDVLRQQFETNVFGWHELTNLVIPIMRKQGYGRIIHNSSVLGLVAMQYRGAYNASKFALEGLTDTLRQELDGSGVYISLIEPGPITSQFRVNAFAKFKTNIKTQGSPHQTIYEQVEKRLASASDKDAPFTLGPEAVLQKVEHILTSKRPKIRYYVTFPTYLFGYLKRLLPARWLDLLLLAISRRENR from the coding sequence ATGTCTTCCATTGACACTCCCACTTCTCCTGCCAGCCAATCTATTTTAATTACCGGTTGCTCGTCGGGAATAGGCAAGCATGTTGCACTTGCGTTGCATGAAAAAGGCTATGCGGTTTATGCGACCGCCCGCAATAGCGAAGATGTGATGGCCTTGCGCTCCTACGGCTTACAAGCTTGTGAGCTGGATTTAGACTCATCTGAGTCTATTCAGCAGGCGGTTACTTGGGTGCTTGAACAAACTAATGGGTACCTCTACGCTTTGTTTAATAATGGCGCATACGGTCAACCTGGGGCCGTTGAGGATTTATCTCGGGATGTACTCCGCCAGCAATTTGAAACCAATGTATTCGGCTGGCATGAGTTAACCAATCTTGTGATACCTATCATGCGCAAGCAAGGTTATGGCCGCATCATCCACAATAGCTCTGTATTAGGCTTAGTAGCGATGCAGTACCGTGGGGCCTATAACGCCAGTAAGTTTGCACTTGAGGGGCTCACTGATACTCTTCGTCAAGAACTAGACGGCTCTGGCGTCTACATATCCTTGATTGAACCTGGCCCAATTACTAGTCAGTTTCGCGTTAATGCATTCGCAAAATTTAAAACGAATATTAAAACTCAGGGCAGCCCCCACCAAACCATTTACGAGCAAGTAGAAAAGCGATTGGCGAGTGCCAGCGACAAAGATGCGCCTTTTACACTAGGCCCAGAGGCTGTTTTACAGAAAGTAGAACATATCTTAACCAGCAAGCGACCTAAAATACGATACTATGTTACTTTCCCTACTTATTTGTTCGGCTACTTAAAACGCCTATTACCGGCACGCTGGCTCGACTTACTGCTTTTAGCTATCTCTCGTCGTGAGAACCGCTAA
- a CDS encoding exonuclease SbcCD subunit D has translation MKILHTSDWHLGRQFHNVSLLDDQRHVLQQIVDYAVSSGVDVVIIAGDIYDRSVPPANAVSVMSELISQLHQAGIIVIITSGNHDGAERLGFAAGVMASQGVHILSDLSKFCEPIVVNDEVAFYGIPFADPVSVRHAFGVEVNTHDEAMAYLTQRITDIADPSLATVVIAHCFIDGGEPSDSERPLSLGGADCVSYQHFMPFSYTALGHLHGRQYKGSEHIRYSGSPLKYSFSETKQIKSFTVVELTPSSFSFEQIPLIPKRDMRRLEGELQQVLESSVNDSARDDYLYVALTDTHAIMDVMSKLRDVYPNVLHVERPGLMKSNDTRALNKQRKQQSEERMFSDFFSQVMGQPMTKEQQTCLHKTLQSLLE, from the coding sequence ATGAAAATACTTCACACATCTGATTGGCATCTCGGGAGACAGTTTCACAACGTCTCCTTGCTCGATGATCAGCGTCATGTATTACAGCAAATAGTTGATTATGCCGTTAGTTCGGGCGTTGATGTTGTGATCATCGCCGGGGATATTTACGATCGTTCTGTCCCGCCCGCTAATGCAGTCAGTGTGATGAGTGAGCTTATAAGTCAGCTACATCAAGCCGGGATTATCGTTATTATCACCTCCGGCAATCATGATGGGGCCGAACGATTAGGGTTTGCGGCTGGAGTCATGGCATCGCAAGGTGTGCATATATTAAGTGATCTGTCTAAGTTCTGTGAGCCAATAGTGGTCAATGATGAGGTCGCTTTTTATGGTATCCCATTTGCTGACCCTGTTAGTGTCCGCCATGCTTTTGGCGTGGAGGTAAATACACATGATGAGGCCATGGCATATTTAACACAGAGGATCACCGATATTGCTGATCCTTCCTTGGCAACCGTTGTCATAGCTCATTGCTTTATAGATGGAGGGGAGCCTTCTGACTCGGAGCGGCCATTATCATTGGGCGGCGCGGATTGTGTAAGTTATCAGCACTTTATGCCTTTTTCTTACACAGCGCTGGGCCATTTACACGGGCGTCAGTATAAAGGCAGCGAGCACATACGCTATTCAGGGTCACCCCTTAAATATTCCTTCTCCGAAACAAAGCAAATCAAATCATTTACGGTGGTAGAGCTAACACCATCGTCTTTTTCGTTTGAGCAAATCCCATTAATACCCAAGCGAGACATGCGACGTTTAGAAGGTGAATTACAGCAGGTGCTGGAATCCAGTGTTAATGATAGCGCTCGTGACGATTATTTGTATGTCGCATTAACAGACACCCATGCGATTATGGATGTAATGAGTAAACTGCGGGACGTTTATCCCAATGTGCTTCATGTTGAGCGGCCAGGACTAATGAAAAGTAACGACACTCGCGCGCTCAATAAACAGCGTAAGCAACAAAGCGAAGAGCGAATGTTTAGTGACTTTTTTTCGCAAGTGATGGGTCAGCCGATGACCAAAGAGCAGCAGACCTGTTTGCATAAAACGCTCCAATCTTTACTGGAATAA
- a CDS encoding RidA family protein: MSNIIKVKTGSPFEDMGSYSRLVAVDDWIYVSNTAGRNPDTKEINENIIQQTNQVFSNIERALASVDSSLADVVMSRVFIQNPDDTATVMEVVGSKFRGIDPATTVTCPPLGSTIYKVELEVTAYRNASKRSVTRINLAST, from the coding sequence ATGAGCAATATTATCAAAGTTAAGACCGGTTCTCCGTTTGAGGATATGGGTAGCTATTCACGGTTAGTCGCTGTTGATGATTGGATTTATGTATCTAATACGGCAGGCCGTAACCCAGATACAAAAGAAATCAATGAGAACATCATTCAGCAAACCAACCAAGTGTTTTCAAATATTGAGCGAGCACTTGCCAGTGTTGATTCCAGCCTAGCTGATGTTGTTATGTCGCGCGTGTTTATTCAAAACCCAGATGATACAGCGACTGTAATGGAAGTGGTTGGTAGTAAGTTTCGTGGTATTGACCCTGCTACTACTGTTACTTGCCCTCCTTTAGGATCAACGATTTACAAAGTTGAATTGGAGGTGACAGCTTATCGTAACGCATCAAAGCGGTCTGTTACTCGTATTAATCTAGCCTCAACATAA
- a CDS encoding NAD(P)/FAD-dependent oxidoreductase: protein MTSKLIPISTQTAIPQSTSVVIIGGGIVGVSAALSLAEKNIPVVLLEKGQIAAEQSSRNLGWIRKTSRHANDVPLAQAADRIWAKMAERVGADVGYRQSGIMFLAKTDEQMSIHESWLSSISDLNLGSQLLSPKEIDRHVPGGRGMWKGGVYTPSDGRAEPAIATSALAKAAMNAGAILIQNCAVRDLSRSAGKVSGVITEQGEIECDQVLLAGGAWSRRFLGNMGVSLPTLPVVASVLRTKPMEGPTEIAVGGPDFSFRKHKDGGFIIMQRGKVDAPITLDHLKIGLQFKDQLRFGKDALNISLGTPFFKDLIMPRRWSANKPTPFEAERVKNPAINHQLLQDALQNTHQAWPQFEQAEIEESWAGLIDVTPDSTPVIDRVKAIPGLTVATGFSGHGFGTGPAAGQLAADIVLNDTLLVNPDPYRFDRF, encoded by the coding sequence ATGACTAGCAAGCTTATCCCTATATCGACGCAAACAGCGATACCCCAATCCACATCAGTTGTCATTATTGGCGGAGGAATTGTCGGAGTCTCTGCTGCACTCTCTTTAGCAGAAAAAAACATTCCAGTGGTGTTGCTTGAAAAAGGGCAAATAGCGGCTGAGCAATCATCGCGAAACTTGGGCTGGATCCGTAAGACAAGTCGTCATGCTAATGATGTTCCTCTTGCTCAAGCCGCTGACCGTATATGGGCCAAGATGGCTGAGCGTGTTGGTGCTGATGTTGGTTATCGACAATCTGGCATTATGTTTTTAGCTAAAACTGATGAGCAAATGTCGATTCACGAGAGCTGGCTATCATCCATTAGTGATCTGAATCTGGGGTCTCAATTACTAAGCCCTAAAGAGATTGACAGGCATGTACCCGGCGGCAGAGGGATGTGGAAGGGGGGAGTGTATACGCCTTCGGACGGCCGAGCTGAACCGGCTATTGCGACTAGCGCATTAGCCAAAGCCGCAATGAATGCGGGGGCTATTTTGATACAAAACTGTGCTGTGCGTGATCTTTCTAGATCGGCAGGGAAAGTCAGTGGCGTCATAACAGAGCAGGGAGAAATTGAGTGCGATCAAGTGCTACTAGCGGGTGGGGCTTGGTCGAGACGCTTTTTGGGCAATATGGGTGTTTCTTTACCAACCCTACCTGTTGTTGCATCAGTGTTGCGCACCAAACCGATGGAAGGCCCCACTGAAATAGCAGTTGGTGGACCCGATTTCTCTTTTCGTAAGCATAAGGATGGTGGGTTCATCATTATGCAACGCGGTAAAGTTGATGCGCCGATTACGTTAGACCACCTCAAAATAGGCCTGCAGTTTAAAGACCAACTGAGATTTGGAAAAGACGCACTTAACATTTCATTGGGAACTCCCTTCTTTAAAGATCTGATAATGCCAAGGCGCTGGTCAGCAAATAAGCCAACACCGTTTGAGGCAGAGCGGGTTAAAAATCCCGCAATTAATCATCAACTTTTACAAGATGCGCTCCAAAACACGCATCAAGCATGGCCTCAGTTTGAGCAAGCTGAAATAGAAGAATCTTGGGCAGGACTGATCGATGTGACGCCCGACTCCACTCCTGTAATTGATCGTGTCAAAGCAATACCAGGCTTAACTGTTGCGACCGGGTTTTCTGGTCACGGTTTTGGTACAGGGCCAGCCGCTGGGCAGCTAGCGGCGGACATTGTTTTGAACGATACCTTACTGGTTAATCCCGACCCTTACCGGTTCGATCGTTTTTAA
- a CDS encoding tyramine oxidase subunit B: MSDNTKIDFIYLSEPDMIKAGVTDMHSCVDTMEDMFALLHKGDYRMAGPNNDSHGAMVTFPEEPEIPTMPRHTPDRRLMAMPAYLGGDYKTCGVKWYGSNIANREKGLPRSILMFTLNDADTGAPLAHMSANLLSAYRTGAVPGVGARHLARKDSKVVGLLGPGVMGKTSIAAFMAACPDIDTLKVKGRGQKSLDSFLTWVNQTFPQITNVQVVDTLEDVVRDADIVTYCNSGETGDVSTYPIVKREWVKPGAYISMPAYCRFDADLEKDDVRKVMDNIGLYEAWYEEAPKPSHMYIPIIGCRFMDMIDEGLMSKDQLEDLGAIAAGEAPGRKNDEEIIVLSVGGLPTEDVAWATKIYQNAIKQDIGVKLNLWDTPALR, encoded by the coding sequence ATGTCTGACAATACCAAAATTGATTTTATCTATCTTTCTGAGCCCGACATGATTAAAGCGGGTGTCACTGACATGCATAGCTGCGTTGATACTATGGAAGATATGTTTGCCTTGCTTCACAAAGGCGACTATCGCATGGCAGGGCCAAACAATGATTCGCATGGAGCCATGGTGACGTTTCCTGAGGAGCCTGAAATTCCTACCATGCCAAGGCATACACCAGACCGTCGTCTGATGGCAATGCCGGCTTATTTAGGGGGTGACTACAAAACATGTGGCGTTAAATGGTATGGCTCAAACATAGCTAATCGTGAAAAAGGCCTGCCACGCTCTATTTTGATGTTTACCCTCAATGATGCTGATACAGGGGCGCCTTTGGCTCATATGTCTGCAAATTTGTTGTCGGCATACCGTACTGGCGCAGTCCCAGGTGTTGGCGCTCGTCATTTGGCACGTAAAGATTCAAAGGTTGTGGGTCTGTTGGGGCCAGGCGTCATGGGTAAAACCTCCATTGCTGCTTTTATGGCTGCCTGCCCTGATATTGATACGCTAAAAGTTAAAGGCCGTGGGCAAAAAAGTTTAGATAGTTTTCTTACGTGGGTTAACCAAACCTTTCCTCAAATCACTAATGTGCAGGTTGTTGATACGTTAGAAGATGTTGTACGGGATGCTGACATAGTGACCTACTGCAACTCAGGCGAAACCGGAGACGTGTCCACATACCCTATTGTGAAACGGGAGTGGGTAAAACCGGGCGCTTATATATCTATGCCTGCTTATTGCCGATTCGATGCCGATCTTGAAAAAGACGATGTTCGAAAAGTCATGGACAACATTGGTCTTTATGAAGCTTGGTATGAAGAGGCGCCTAAGCCCAGCCATATGTACATCCCTATTATCGGTTGCCGCTTTATGGACATGATTGACGAAGGGCTCATGAGTAAAGATCAGCTTGAAGATCTAGGTGCGATCGCGGCAGGTGAAGCGCCAGGGCGAAAAAATGATGAAGAAATTATCGTGCTATCTGTCGGTGGCTTACCAACAGAAGATGTCGCTTGGGCAACAAAAATCTACCAAAACGCAATCAAGCAAGACATTGGAGTGAAGTTGAATTTGTGGGATACCCCCGCGCTCCGTTGA